A genomic segment from Alkalilimnicola ehrlichii MLHE-1 encodes:
- the phoB gene encoding phosphate regulon transcriptional regulator PhoB: MAVNILLVEDDAAVREMLLLPLRRAGFEITGVADVAQGKAALLERVPDLILLDWMLPDVSGIDWARELKRDPFTRDVPLIMLTARGEEEDKVRGLEVGADDYVTKPFSPRELIARIRAVLRRTTPDAGDQPVEVEGLTLDPVSHRVSGNGRTLDMGPTEFRLLHFFMTHQERVYTRGQLLDNVWGTNVYVEERTVDVHIRRLRKVLAESGHDHLVQTVRGTGYRFSAQV, translated from the coding sequence ATGGCTGTCAATATACTGCTCGTGGAAGACGATGCGGCCGTTCGAGAGATGCTGCTGCTGCCGCTGCGGCGCGCGGGGTTCGAGATCACCGGCGTCGCTGATGTCGCCCAGGGCAAGGCGGCGCTTTTGGAGCGCGTGCCGGACCTGATCCTGCTGGACTGGATGCTGCCCGACGTCAGCGGCATCGATTGGGCGCGGGAGCTCAAGCGCGACCCCTTCACCCGCGATGTGCCGCTGATCATGCTCACCGCCCGTGGCGAGGAGGAGGACAAGGTGCGCGGTCTGGAGGTCGGCGCCGATGACTACGTCACCAAGCCGTTCTCGCCTCGGGAACTGATCGCCCGTATCCGGGCGGTGCTGAGACGGACGACGCCGGATGCCGGCGACCAACCCGTGGAGGTGGAGGGGCTGACCCTGGACCCGGTCAGCCACCGGGTGTCCGGCAACGGGCGGACCCTGGACATGGGCCCCACGGAGTTCCGCCTGCTGCACTTCTTCATGACCCACCAGGAGCGGGTCTATACCCGCGGTCAGTTGTTGGATAACGTTTGGGGTACCAATGTTTATGTGGAGGAGCGCACCGTTGATGTCCACATCCGGCGGCTGCGCAAGGTACTGGCGGAGTCCGGACACGACCATCTGGTGCAGACCGTGCGCGGTACCGGCTACCGGTTCTCGGCCCAGGTCTGA
- the phoR gene encoding phosphate regulon sensor histidine kinase PhoR: MMQGNPWPRVLSRLSALFLLAALVGWWAEALSEALLLAALTMLAWEGYNLYRFEAWLRKGRQLAPPAAHGLWRHLFDALYQRQQRQRQRRRNLQRLMARYRDSARAMPDALVVLSGDYRIDWWNPAAARLLGLRWPGDSHQRIANIYRHPDFVAFLSSRSPVTREVSLPSPLDSQVWLEIRLVPYGTDRYLLLARDVTHLHRLETMRRDFVGNVSHELRTPLTVIYGVAETLNEEMADDPEVGDMLRLLQEQSERMRRLVDDLLLLSRLETGATPSHPEWVDMPRLLEELVEDGKALSGSRHHRFELTCEPGLLLEGCESELRSAFSNLIFNAVKYTPGDGYIGVRWYADKAGAHLSVTDNGIGIPAAHIPRLTERFYRVDSARSKASGGTGLGLAIVKHVLNRHRAQLTVRSQPGQGSTFICTFPTALLRRAGTRTARPPAS; this comes from the coding sequence ATGATGCAGGGAAACCCCTGGCCCCGGGTGCTGTCCCGCCTGTCCGCATTGTTCCTGCTGGCGGCCCTGGTCGGTTGGTGGGCGGAGGCGCTGAGCGAGGCGCTGTTGCTGGCGGCCCTGACGATGCTCGCCTGGGAAGGGTATAACCTCTACCGTTTTGAGGCCTGGCTGCGTAAGGGGCGGCAATTGGCACCCCCCGCCGCCCATGGGCTCTGGCGGCACCTCTTCGACGCCCTGTACCAGCGCCAGCAGCGCCAGCGCCAACGTCGGCGTAATCTGCAGCGCCTGATGGCCCGCTACCGGGACTCGGCCCGCGCCATGCCCGACGCCCTGGTGGTGCTTAGCGGCGACTACCGCATCGATTGGTGGAACCCGGCCGCCGCACGTTTGCTGGGGCTGCGCTGGCCCGGCGACAGCCACCAGCGGATCGCCAACATCTACCGCCATCCCGATTTCGTGGCGTTCCTCTCCTCCCGCAGTCCGGTGACCCGCGAGGTCAGCCTCCCGTCACCGTTGGACAGCCAGGTCTGGCTGGAAATCCGGCTGGTGCCCTATGGCACCGACCGCTACCTGCTGCTGGCGCGTGATGTCACCCACCTGCACCGGCTGGAGACCATGCGTCGGGACTTTGTGGGCAATGTCTCCCACGAGTTGCGGACGCCGTTGACGGTCATCTACGGCGTGGCGGAAACCTTGAACGAGGAGATGGCGGACGACCCCGAAGTTGGCGACATGCTGCGTTTGTTGCAGGAGCAGTCCGAGCGCATGCGCCGGCTGGTGGATGACCTGCTGCTGCTCTCCCGCCTGGAGACCGGTGCCACGCCCAGCCACCCGGAGTGGGTGGACATGCCGCGGTTACTGGAGGAACTCGTCGAGGACGGCAAGGCACTTTCGGGCAGCCGCCATCACCGTTTTGAGTTGACGTGCGAGCCGGGGCTGTTGCTGGAGGGGTGTGAGAGCGAGCTGCGCAGCGCCTTCTCCAACCTTATTTTTAATGCCGTTAAATACACCCCGGGGGACGGCTATATCGGCGTTCGGTGGTATGCCGACAAGGCGGGTGCCCATTTATCTGTCACCGACAATGGCATTGGGATACCGGCAGCTCATATCCCAAGGCTCACCGAGCGTTTTTACCGGGTGGACAGCGCCCGTTCCAAGGCCAGTGGCGGTACCGGTCTGGGGCTCGCCATCGTCAAGCATGTGCTCAATCGCCACCGGGCGCAGCTTACCGTGCGCAGTCAGCCGGGGCAGGGCAGCACCTTCATTTGTACCTTTCCCACCGCATTGCTGCGCCGGGCCGGCACCCGGACGGCCCGGCCTCCCGCAAGCTAG
- a CDS encoding porin family protein, whose translation MSASRSLRLNRRAAGGLAGVLALGLSTAAAGQDMLDTLQLHGFLSQGWVTTDHNNFFGPSRDGGGSFKFTEIAANASLRPHHDLLLSAQVLSRRAGGDGRDARPKLDHGVVDYQFVSSASRTLGLQAGRFKNPFGLHNQTRDVPFARPGILLPQSIYFDRARSLALAADGGTVYLEERIPDGGALRAQVGFGRVQADDDLERTLRLDPVPGGIEPRDSVIGQLLYEHDGGRIIAALSAARVKARFERDGARDGQFDFQPWIVSFQYNEALWDLTAEFAVRESSMEGLADIGADFDITGESWYVQYTRRFHPDWQWLIRYDSLVSDRSDRSGRDFAAATGLPAHARFAHDWTLGLRWQPHPKVQLGAEYHYVDGTGWLPTEDNPDPSDTRRRWNMLLMQLSLRY comes from the coding sequence ATGAGCGCGTCCAGATCATTGCGATTGAATAGGCGGGCTGCCGGTGGTCTGGCGGGCGTGTTGGCACTGGGGCTGAGCACCGCCGCCGCGGGGCAGGACATGCTGGACACCCTGCAACTGCACGGTTTTTTGAGCCAGGGCTGGGTCACTACGGACCACAACAACTTCTTCGGCCCCAGCCGCGACGGCGGCGGCAGCTTCAAGTTCACGGAGATCGCCGCCAACGCCTCGCTGCGGCCCCACCACGATCTGCTGCTTTCGGCCCAGGTGCTGAGCCGTCGGGCCGGTGGGGATGGTCGTGACGCCCGGCCCAAACTCGACCATGGGGTGGTGGACTACCAGTTCGTATCGTCGGCCAGCCGCACCCTGGGCCTGCAGGCGGGCCGCTTCAAGAACCCCTTCGGCCTGCACAACCAGACCCGGGATGTGCCGTTCGCGAGGCCGGGTATCCTGCTGCCGCAGTCCATCTACTTCGATCGTGCCCGCTCACTGGCCCTGGCGGCGGACGGCGGCACCGTCTACCTGGAGGAGCGCATCCCCGACGGTGGCGCGCTCCGGGCCCAGGTGGGTTTTGGCCGGGTCCAGGCGGACGACGACCTGGAGCGCACGCTGCGGCTGGACCCGGTGCCGGGCGGTATAGAGCCCCGGGACTCGGTGATTGGCCAGTTGCTCTATGAGCACGACGGCGGACGCATCATCGCTGCGCTCAGTGCGGCTCGCGTCAAGGCCCGCTTTGAGCGCGACGGTGCCCGTGATGGTCAGTTCGATTTCCAGCCCTGGATTGTCTCCTTCCAATACAACGAGGCCCTCTGGGACCTGACCGCGGAGTTTGCGGTGCGGGAGTCGAGCATGGAGGGATTGGCGGACATCGGCGCCGATTTCGACATCACCGGCGAGAGTTGGTATGTGCAATACACCCGTCGTTTTCACCCGGACTGGCAGTGGCTGATCCGCTACGACAGCCTGGTCAGCGACCGCAGTGACCGCTCGGGCCGGGACTTCGCCGCCGCCACCGGCCTGCCCGCCCATGCCCGCTTTGCCCACGACTGGACGCTGGGGCTGCGCTGGCAGCCCCATCCCAAGGTGCAGTTGGGCGCTGAGTACCACTATGTGGACGGTACCGGCTGGCTGCCCACTGAGGACAATCCCGATCCCTCCGACACCCGCCGGCGATGGAATATGCTGCTCATGCAGCTCTCGCTGCGTTATTGA
- a CDS encoding bifunctional diguanylate cyclase/phosphodiesterase, producing MSETGTARRRLRLGLTWRVIALTSLVLVGLAALVTAHGHGTLERQFQEAREAHQARQHREIRLALERSAEGLRELAALVASAPELARAVQAGDSEGAHRALDGQWPTLQLEAGVERIGVYAPDGTQVAARGGRPAVAPEGIERWLHQVRLDDRPLTALICQAGCRQFSVVPMLVAGETAGMVMLSRSLVDLTRQLHDVSGSDVALLLRGDTMVDQAGDIPRLPEWDAHLLALTRSEVTLPWLQALASEVSMEALVSAPRQIAIDGRELEINAVTLAEHEAPGGSGYLLLITDITRQLDVIQWHTRNLFFMGLAGWLVAEAILLLILWRPMLRLRRLAQVLPGLAEGGFQRARTAIPVGRPRLADEIDLLETTTLGLADQLEALEREVRRRREQVVSQLRALGRERDFVSSLLDTARVLIVSQDAEGRITLINDYAQAALGRREDELVGAHFDAVFPGLVPIGRNSGLPREEERPLHSPGRGERIVAWYHAPLAAEEGRPAGRISVGLDITERKAAEARLIWLAQRDPLTELYNRRYFQEALDRALAKGVHGAVLLMDLDQFRDVNELSGHHAGDELLRLVAGTLLDHLEHRGVIARLGGDEFALLLEETDADAAVSVAQYMVKLLEDLGLSIGERRHRVSASIGIVLFPEHGETPTDLMASADVAMYKAKETGVQRWHLLHALDHAKGELQERVYWVEQLHQALQGDAFELMVQPIVRLRDRSVRHYEVLVRMRDPSGELLLPGRFIPFAEHSGQIVQLDRWVLRAALKVLRRVQSQGIGLAVNLSGQSLHDDGLTTFLADELRASGADPEHLILEITETAAVTDFSTARGVLEGIRALGCQTALDDFGVGFSSFHYLGQLPVDYIKIDGSFIRSLPHNEDSRIIVRAIADIAAGFGKAAIAEFVDQEVLVPMLRDYGIAYGQGYHLGRPVPVEEAFGPA from the coding sequence ATGAGCGAAACCGGAACCGCGCGACGCCGACTCCGCCTGGGCCTGACCTGGCGGGTCATCGCCCTGACCAGTCTGGTGCTGGTGGGGCTGGCAGCCCTGGTCACCGCGCATGGGCATGGCACCCTGGAGCGGCAGTTTCAGGAGGCCCGTGAGGCGCACCAGGCGCGCCAGCATCGCGAGATCCGCCTGGCGCTGGAGCGATCGGCGGAGGGACTGCGCGAGCTGGCGGCACTGGTGGCGTCGGCACCGGAGCTGGCCCGGGCCGTGCAGGCCGGTGATTCGGAGGGTGCGCACCGCGCTCTCGACGGGCAGTGGCCCACTCTGCAGTTGGAGGCCGGGGTGGAGCGTATCGGCGTCTACGCGCCAGACGGCACGCAGGTGGCCGCCCGCGGCGGGAGGCCCGCGGTCGCGCCGGAGGGGATCGAGCGCTGGCTGCATCAGGTCCGTCTGGACGACAGGCCACTGACCGCATTGATCTGCCAGGCGGGCTGTCGTCAGTTCAGCGTGGTGCCCATGCTGGTGGCGGGTGAGACCGCCGGTATGGTGATGCTGTCGCGCTCCCTGGTGGACCTCACCCGCCAGCTGCACGATGTCTCCGGCAGTGATGTGGCGCTGCTGCTACGCGGCGACACCATGGTGGATCAGGCAGGGGACATCCCCCGGTTGCCGGAGTGGGACGCTCATCTGCTCGCCCTCACCCGCAGTGAGGTGACCCTGCCCTGGCTGCAGGCCCTGGCCAGCGAGGTTAGCATGGAGGCCCTGGTAAGCGCCCCGCGGCAGATCGCGATCGACGGACGGGAGTTGGAGATCAACGCGGTGACGCTGGCCGAGCATGAGGCGCCCGGTGGCAGCGGCTACCTGCTGCTGATTACCGATATCACCCGCCAGCTGGATGTCATCCAGTGGCACACCCGCAACCTCTTCTTTATGGGGCTGGCCGGATGGCTCGTGGCGGAGGCGATCCTGCTGCTCATCCTGTGGCGTCCGATGCTGCGTCTGCGCCGCCTGGCGCAGGTCCTGCCGGGGCTGGCCGAGGGCGGCTTTCAGCGGGCGCGTACCGCCATTCCGGTCGGGCGCCCCCGGCTGGCCGATGAAATCGATCTGCTGGAGACCACCACGCTCGGTCTGGCCGATCAGCTGGAGGCCCTCGAGCGCGAGGTGCGGCGCCGGCGTGAGCAGGTGGTCTCCCAGCTGCGCGCCCTGGGGCGTGAGCGGGATTTCGTCAGCAGTCTGCTGGACACCGCCCGGGTCCTTATCGTGAGTCAGGACGCCGAGGGGCGGATCACGCTAATCAACGACTACGCCCAGGCGGCGTTGGGCCGTCGCGAGGATGAGTTGGTGGGCGCGCACTTTGACGCGGTCTTTCCGGGCCTGGTCCCCATCGGTCGTAACAGCGGCCTGCCTCGGGAGGAGGAGCGCCCGCTGCACAGCCCCGGCCGGGGGGAGCGGATCGTGGCCTGGTACCACGCCCCGCTGGCGGCGGAGGAGGGGCGGCCGGCGGGCCGCATCTCGGTGGGGCTGGATATCACCGAGCGCAAGGCCGCGGAGGCGCGGCTGATCTGGCTGGCCCAGCGTGATCCGCTGACCGAGCTCTACAACCGCCGTTACTTTCAGGAGGCCCTCGACAGGGCGTTGGCCAAGGGGGTGCACGGGGCGGTGCTGCTGATGGACCTGGACCAGTTCCGGGATGTCAACGAGCTGAGTGGCCACCACGCGGGTGATGAGCTGTTGCGGTTGGTGGCCGGGACGTTGCTGGATCATCTGGAGCACCGGGGCGTGATCGCCCGCCTGGGCGGCGACGAGTTTGCACTGCTGCTGGAGGAGACGGATGCCGACGCGGCGGTCTCCGTGGCCCAGTACATGGTCAAGCTCCTGGAAGACCTGGGCCTGAGTATCGGCGAGCGCCGCCACCGGGTCAGCGCCAGCATTGGCATTGTGCTGTTCCCCGAACATGGCGAAACCCCGACCGATCTGATGGCCAGTGCCGATGTGGCCATGTACAAGGCGAAAGAGACAGGGGTCCAGCGCTGGCACCTGCTCCACGCCCTGGACCACGCCAAGGGCGAGCTGCAGGAGCGGGTCTATTGGGTGGAGCAGTTACACCAGGCGCTCCAGGGTGATGCCTTCGAGCTCATGGTGCAGCCCATCGTGCGGCTGCGGGACCGCAGTGTGCGCCACTACGAGGTGCTTGTGCGTATGCGCGATCCGTCCGGTGAACTGCTGCTGCCCGGCCGGTTCATCCCCTTCGCCGAGCACAGTGGCCAGATCGTTCAGCTGGACCGCTGGGTGCTGCGCGCGGCCCTGAAGGTGCTCCGCCGGGTGCAGTCACAGGGTATTGGCCTGGCAGTGAACCTGTCGGGGCAGTCGCTCCACGACGATGGACTGACGACCTTCCTGGCGGACGAGCTCCGCGCCAGTGGTGCGGACCCGGAGCACCTGATACTGGAGATCACCGAGACCGCGGCGGTTACCGATTTTTCCACCGCCCGAGGGGTGTTGGAGGGCATCCGCGCCTTGGGTTGTCAGACGGCATTGGACGATTTCGGGGTCGGGTTCAGCAGCTTCCATTACCTGGGCCAGTTGCCGGTGGACTATATCAAGATCGACGGTAGCTTTATCCGCAGCCTGCCCCACAACGAGGACAGCCGGATTATCGTCAGGGCCATCGCCGACATTGCGGCCGGTTTCGGCAAGGCGGCCATTGCCGAGTTCGTTGACCAGGAGGTCCTGGTGCCGATGCTGCGTGACTACGGCATCGCTTACGGCCAGGGCTATCACCTGGGCCGGCCGGTGCCAGTGGAGGAGGCCTTCGGGCCAGCCTGA
- a CDS encoding HelD family protein, producing the protein MSTENAPQTPAEQEEHARLAEVMARLQRALEATDRRLRAYAEEVREQKEYLWEARADMDHVEKISTRQSIEQSVMTGETILDRQKRLKKLQRAPYFGRLDFAADGATGTDPIYIGIHHFYDDNSGENVVYDWRAPIASLFYDYETGPARYESPDGVVDGEVQLKRQFRIRHGKMELMIDSNLHVVDEVLQEELARSSDDSMRNIVATIQRDQNAIIRNETAPALIIQGVAGSGKTSIALHRIAFLLYRFKETLSSTDILIISPNRVFADYIANVLPELGEEQVNEIGMETLADELLESRYRFQTFFEQTAELLENDDEAMKERLRYKASPEFLKKLGEYAAHVEENRFVAEDLWIARRLIPGWLLEEIFRKHRNMGMSERIAQVVRETEQKFGIQYNYDLMPEDRRALREAVKGMIRQSTLRETYKQFFTWLGRPELFKTAKRGKLEYADVFPLIYLKMRLEGIRSPYRYVKHLLIDEMQDYTPVQYAVIARLFRCNKTILGDANQSVNPYSASDAEQIQQAFMQASRVSLTKSYRSSYEITQFAQQIAPNPELEAIERHGEPPRVVRCRTRKAELAHIEEQAMDFQASGHNTLGIICKTQRQAKRTHDRLSETLEGIRLLTEQSSGFAPGIIVCTAHMAKGLEFDRVIIPEVSEKNYRTDMERNLLYVACTRAMHRLTVTHTGAPAAFLPAADEVAVTVSL; encoded by the coding sequence ATGAGTACTGAGAACGCACCACAAACCCCTGCCGAGCAGGAAGAGCATGCCCGTCTCGCCGAAGTGATGGCCCGCCTGCAGCGCGCCCTGGAGGCCACTGACCGGCGCCTGCGCGCCTACGCCGAGGAGGTCCGGGAACAGAAGGAATACCTCTGGGAGGCACGGGCGGATATGGACCATGTGGAGAAGATCTCCACGCGCCAGTCCATCGAGCAGTCGGTGATGACCGGTGAGACCATTCTCGACCGCCAGAAACGGCTGAAGAAGCTCCAGCGTGCCCCCTATTTCGGCCGCCTCGACTTCGCCGCCGACGGCGCAACCGGGACCGACCCCATCTACATCGGCATTCACCACTTCTACGACGACAACAGCGGGGAGAACGTGGTCTACGACTGGCGCGCGCCCATCGCCAGCCTGTTCTACGACTACGAAACCGGCCCGGCCCGGTATGAATCGCCCGACGGTGTGGTGGACGGCGAGGTCCAGCTCAAGCGCCAGTTCCGGATCCGCCACGGCAAGATGGAGCTGATGATCGACAGCAACCTGCATGTGGTGGACGAGGTGCTCCAGGAGGAACTGGCCCGCAGCTCCGACGACAGCATGCGGAATATCGTCGCGACCATTCAGCGCGACCAGAACGCCATTATCCGCAACGAGACGGCGCCGGCACTGATCATCCAGGGGGTGGCCGGATCCGGCAAGACGTCCATCGCCCTGCACCGCATCGCGTTTCTGCTTTACCGCTTCAAGGAAACCCTCAGCTCGACGGACATCCTGATCATTTCGCCCAACCGGGTCTTTGCTGACTACATCGCCAACGTGCTCCCGGAGCTGGGCGAGGAGCAGGTGAATGAGATCGGTATGGAGACCCTGGCCGACGAGCTGCTGGAAAGCCGCTACCGCTTCCAGACCTTCTTCGAGCAGACCGCCGAGCTACTGGAGAACGACGACGAGGCAATGAAGGAGCGGCTGCGCTATAAGGCCTCCCCGGAGTTCCTCAAAAAGCTCGGCGAGTATGCGGCGCACGTGGAGGAAAACCGCTTTGTCGCCGAAGACCTGTGGATCGCCCGCCGGCTGATCCCCGGCTGGTTGCTGGAGGAGATCTTCCGCAAGCACCGCAATATGGGCATGTCGGAGCGCATTGCCCAGGTGGTCCGGGAGACCGAACAGAAGTTCGGCATCCAGTACAACTACGACCTGATGCCGGAGGACCGCCGGGCACTGCGGGAGGCGGTGAAGGGGATGATCCGCCAGTCCACCCTGCGCGAGACCTACAAACAGTTCTTCACCTGGCTGGGTCGGCCGGAGCTGTTCAAAACCGCAAAGAGGGGCAAGCTGGAGTACGCCGACGTCTTCCCGCTGATTTACCTGAAGATGCGCCTGGAAGGCATCCGCTCGCCCTATCGGTACGTCAAGCACCTGCTGATTGACGAGATGCAGGACTATACCCCGGTACAGTACGCGGTGATCGCTCGGCTGTTCCGCTGCAACAAGACCATCCTGGGCGACGCCAATCAGTCGGTAAACCCTTACAGCGCCTCCGATGCCGAGCAGATTCAGCAGGCCTTCATGCAGGCCTCACGGGTCAGCCTGACCAAGAGCTACCGCTCCAGTTACGAGATCACCCAATTCGCCCAGCAAATCGCCCCCAACCCGGAGCTGGAGGCCATAGAGCGCCACGGCGAGCCGCCGCGGGTCGTCCGCTGCCGGACCCGCAAAGCGGAGCTGGCCCACATCGAGGAACAGGCAATGGACTTCCAGGCCTCGGGCCACAACACCCTGGGCATCATCTGCAAGACCCAGAGGCAGGCCAAACGGACCCACGACCGGCTGAGCGAGACGCTGGAAGGCATCCGACTGCTCACCGAACAAAGCAGCGGATTCGCCCCGGGCATCATCGTCTGCACCGCACACATGGCCAAGGGGCTGGAGTTCGACCGGGTGATCATCCCCGAGGTCAGCGAGAAGAACTACCGCACCGACATGGAACGCAACCTGCTCTACGTGGCCTGCACCCGCGCCATGCACCGGTTGACCGTAACCCATACCGGGGCACCGGCCGCCTTCCTGCCGGCCGCGGACGAGGTCGCCGTCACCGTTTCACTCTGA